A region from the Candidatus Methylomirabilota bacterium genome encodes:
- a CDS encoding SDR family oxidoreductase has protein sequence MPGRVALITGGARGIGRAIGLDLARAGWSVAFCYRTSAEAAAETRAALEAAGGQALAVRADVSQPATAEDLVRQVEAAWGRIDALVNCAGPYHRVDLLQETPAAWREMFENNLHPVFYLSRVVAPGMIARKWGRILAFGMASADQLTAQPNVTAHYIAKAGVLVLVRSLARVLAPHGVTVNAISPGFIDSGSAPPAELEAMRPRIPAGYVGSVDDTVAAARFLLSEEARYVTGTNIHVSGGWGI, from the coding sequence GTGCCGGGCCGGGTCGCGCTCATCACGGGAGGTGCGCGCGGGATCGGGCGGGCCATCGGGCTCGACCTCGCGCGGGCCGGCTGGTCGGTCGCCTTCTGCTACCGGACGAGCGCGGAGGCGGCCGCCGAGACCCGCGCCGCTCTGGAGGCCGCCGGCGGCCAGGCGCTGGCCGTGCGCGCCGACGTCTCCCAGCCGGCGACCGCCGAGGACCTGGTCCGGCAGGTGGAGGCGGCCTGGGGCCGGATCGACGCGCTGGTGAACTGCGCCGGCCCTTACCACCGGGTCGATCTCCTCCAGGAGACGCCGGCCGCCTGGCGCGAGATGTTCGAGAACAACCTCCACCCCGTCTTCTACCTGAGCCGGGTGGTCGCCCCCGGCATGATCGCGCGCAAGTGGGGGCGGATCCTCGCCTTCGGCATGGCGAGCGCCGACCAGCTCACGGCCCAGCCCAACGTCACCGCCCACTACATCGCCAAGGCGGGCGTCCTCGTCCTGGTACGGTCGCTCGCCCGTGTCCTCGCGCCTCACGGCGTCACGGTCAACGCGATCTCGCCGGGATTCATCGACTCCGGCAGCGCGCCCCCGGCCGAGCTCGAGGCGATGCGGCCGCGCATCCCGGCCGGCTATGTCGGGAGTGTGGACGATACCGTCGCCGCCGCCCGGTTCCTCCTGTCCGAGGAGGCTCGGTACGTCACCGGGACCAACATCCACGTGAGCGGCGGCTGGGGGATCTGA
- a CDS encoding phenylacetate--CoA ligase: MFQPLEETRDREALEALQLERLRATVTRIAAHNAVYHRHLGQLAPRDLVGLRDLQALPFLTKDQLRDAYPYGLACFGEEPILRVHMSSGTTGAPIINPYTMADVQQWREVMARSLVAATVTPHDVIQITPSFGLFTGGFGFHYGAEALGAMVIPIGAGRTLLQLQLLRDLGATVLVGIATYPLRLIEVARQEGFDFRKTRLRVAVLGSEMWSDELRARIEDELGARTYDIIGMTETGGPGLGIDCPARDGIHVWDDHYLPEVVDPQTGTGLPDGQVGELVVTTLTRQGLPLIRYRTHDLTRVRSRARCVCGRTGVRLDRLQGRTDDMVIYKGVNFYPRQVEQILLRQAGLGHEYQIVLETDEGRGERMLLGVEAEAGADPGVEERLRRELHDFLGLSPEIRRFAIGEIPRPQGKALRVVDNRGTRGERTRR; the protein is encoded by the coding sequence GTGTTCCAACCCCTCGAGGAGACCCGGGACCGCGAAGCGCTCGAGGCGCTCCAGCTCGAGCGCCTGCGCGCGACCGTGACCAGGATCGCGGCTCACAACGCGGTCTACCACCGCCACCTCGGCCAGCTCGCCCCCCGCGACCTCGTCGGACTGCGGGATCTCCAGGCGCTGCCATTCCTCACCAAGGACCAGCTCCGCGACGCCTACCCCTACGGCCTGGCCTGCTTCGGCGAGGAGCCGATCCTCCGGGTCCACATGTCTTCCGGCACGACCGGGGCGCCGATCATCAACCCGTACACGATGGCCGACGTCCAGCAGTGGCGCGAGGTGATGGCCCGCTCGTTGGTGGCCGCCACGGTGACCCCGCACGACGTCATCCAGATCACGCCGTCGTTCGGACTCTTCACCGGGGGTTTCGGCTTCCATTACGGGGCGGAGGCGCTCGGGGCCATGGTGATCCCGATCGGGGCGGGGCGGACACTCCTCCAGCTCCAGCTCCTGCGGGACCTCGGGGCGACCGTCCTGGTCGGCATCGCGACGTACCCGCTCCGGCTGATCGAGGTCGCGCGCCAGGAGGGCTTCGACTTCCGCAAGACGCGGCTGCGGGTGGCCGTCCTGGGGTCGGAGATGTGGTCGGACGAGCTGCGGGCCCGCATCGAGGACGAGCTGGGGGCGCGGACGTACGACATCATCGGCATGACGGAGACGGGCGGACCCGGCCTGGGAATCGACTGCCCGGCCCGCGACGGCATCCACGTCTGGGACGACCACTACCTCCCCGAGGTCGTGGACCCGCAGACCGGGACCGGGCTGCCGGATGGCCAGGTCGGCGAGCTGGTGGTGACGACGCTGACCCGCCAGGGACTGCCGCTCATCCGGTATCGCACGCACGACCTCACGCGTGTCCGCTCGCGCGCGCGCTGCGTCTGCGGCCGCACCGGCGTCCGGCTCGACCGACTGCAGGGACGCACGGATGACATGGTGATCTACAAGGGCGTCAACTTCTACCCCCGGCAGGTGGAGCAGATCCTGCTCCGCCAGGCCGGGCTGGGGCACGAGTACCAGATCGTGCTGGAGACCGACGAGGGACGAGGGGAGCGCATGCTCCTGGGGGTGGAGGCCGAGGCGGGGGCGGATCCCGGCGTCGAGGAGCGGCTGCGCCGGGAGCTGCACGACTTTCTCGGGCTTTCGCCCGAGATCCGCCGGTTCGCCATCGGCGAAATCCCGCGACCCCAGGGGAAGGCGCTCCGCGTCGTGGACAACCGAGGCACCCGAGGAGAAAGGACACGGCGATGA
- a CDS encoding VOC family protein — MKKKAKKQAAKPKAGKAAPKARVSPIPRGYRSLTPALMVRGAAEAIDFYKRAFGARELTRMASPEGKIMHAELKVGDSVFFLGDESPEMGSKSPQTLGGVTGSLHIYVPNVDSAFKRAIDAGAQATMAIADMFWGDRYGKLRDPFGHEWGMATHKEDLTPAQQKKRGEEFFKQMGQRGQHGQPG, encoded by the coding sequence ATGAAGAAGAAGGCGAAGAAGCAGGCGGCGAAGCCCAAGGCCGGCAAGGCGGCGCCGAAGGCGCGCGTGTCGCCCATTCCCCGCGGATATCGATCCCTCACGCCCGCGCTCATGGTCCGGGGGGCGGCCGAGGCCATCGACTTCTACAAGCGCGCCTTCGGCGCCCGCGAGCTCACGCGGATGGCGTCGCCCGAGGGGAAGATCATGCACGCCGAGCTGAAGGTCGGCGACTCGGTGTTCTTCCTCGGCGACGAATCCCCCGAGATGGGGAGCAAGTCCCCCCAGACGCTCGGTGGCGTCACCGGCTCGCTCCACATCTACGTGCCGAACGTGGACTCGGCCTTCAAGCGGGCGATCGATGCCGGGGCGCAGGCCACGATGGCCATCGCCGACATGTTCTGGGGCGACCGTTACGGCAAGCTCCGCGACCCGTTCGGTCACGAGTGGGGGATGGCCACCCACAAGGAGGACCTGACGCCCGCCCAGCAGAAGAAGCGGGGCGAGGAGTTCTTCAAGCAGATGGGCCAGCGGGGTCAGCATGGCCAGCCGGGCTAG
- a CDS encoding MmgE/PrpD family protein, which translates to MASRASAPGEALVGLVAGTRYDELPKSALEAARLAVLDWWGVTVAGADEPVARILGDALGEAPGPAAILGTPRTAAPLTATLLNGTAAHALDYDDVTLALPGHLTAPILPGLVALAELRGLGGRDLLAAFVLGVEVAARAGRALAPGHYRAGWHATTTLGRLGGAAAAARLLGLDGGRLDTAIGLAAAQAAGVQEAFGSMAKPFQVGRAAADALLSALAAEGGLTGPRGILDTDAWARRLSPTWSPGRLAEGLGRDWAVTDLIFKRYPCCFGTHAAISGLLAARAGLDVAAVTGIELEVGPTTLQVADLRAPETGLAGKFSMTYCGATAVARGHVREDDFADAAVRDPAVQRLATRVTLVPNPSFDETRARVTIRLADGRDRERSVDLAADRDPEGTRRDLTEKFRRLVAPRQGAAEADRLVEAIGSLEAVDRVTELTRRR; encoded by the coding sequence ATGGCCAGCCGGGCTAGCGCGCCGGGCGAGGCCCTGGTGGGTCTCGTCGCCGGGACCCGTTACGACGAGCTGCCGAAGAGCGCGCTGGAGGCGGCCCGGCTGGCGGTGCTCGACTGGTGGGGGGTCACGGTGGCCGGCGCCGACGAGCCGGTGGCGCGGATTCTCGGCGACGCGCTGGGGGAGGCGCCCGGCCCGGCGGCCATATTGGGAACGCCGAGAACCGCGGCGCCGCTCACCGCGACGCTGCTCAACGGGACGGCGGCCCACGCCCTCGACTATGACGACGTGACGCTGGCTCTCCCCGGCCACCTCACGGCGCCGATCCTGCCGGGGCTCGTGGCCCTGGCCGAGCTGCGCGGGCTCGGTGGACGGGACCTGCTCGCGGCGTTCGTCCTGGGCGTCGAGGTGGCCGCCCGCGCCGGGCGCGCGCTCGCGCCCGGGCACTACCGGGCGGGCTGGCACGCGACGACCACGCTCGGCCGCCTCGGCGGCGCGGCGGCCGCGGCGCGCCTCCTCGGGCTCGACGGCGGCCGACTCGACACGGCCATCGGGCTCGCGGCGGCGCAGGCCGCCGGCGTCCAGGAGGCGTTCGGGAGCATGGCGAAGCCCTTTCAGGTCGGCCGGGCCGCGGCCGACGCGCTCCTGAGCGCCCTCGCCGCCGAGGGCGGCCTCACGGGGCCCCGCGGCATCCTGGACACCGACGCGTGGGCGCGCCGGCTCTCGCCGACGTGGAGTCCCGGCCGGCTCGCCGAGGGGCTCGGCCGCGACTGGGCGGTGACGGACCTGATCTTCAAGCGCTACCCCTGTTGCTTCGGCACCCACGCCGCCATCAGCGGGCTCCTGGCGGCACGGGCGGGGCTCGACGTCGCCGCCGTCACGGGCATCGAGCTCGAGGTGGGCCCGACCACCCTCCAGGTGGCGGACCTGCGTGCGCCCGAGACGGGACTGGCCGGGAAGTTCAGCATGACCTACTGCGGCGCGACCGCGGTCGCCCGGGGCCACGTCCGGGAAGACGATTTCGCCGACGCCGCCGTGCGTGATCCTGCCGTCCAGCGCCTGGCGACGCGGGTCACCCTCGTGCCCAACCCGTCGTTCGACGAGACCCGGGCCCGGGTCACGATCCGGCTCGCCGACGGCCGTGACCGCGAGCGATCGGTAGACCTTGCCGCCGATCGGGATCCCGAGGGCACGCGGCGGGACCTCACCGAGAAGTTCCGCCGGCTCGTCGCGCCCCGGCAGGGCGCGGCCGAAGCCGATCGGCTGGTCGAGGCCATCGGAAGCCTCGAGGCCGTCGATCGGGTGACGGAGCTGACGCGGAGGCGATGA
- a CDS encoding acetate--CoA ligase family protein — MTADLTPVFAPRRVAVLGVSRNPEKLGHRLLRNLLEAGFDGELFPVNPSAEAILGVPSVPGVRDLPEGIDLALVSVPAPAVVGVVRELGARGCRAAVVLASGFGETGEAGQAVQAEVAAIARATGMRVVGPNCMGVVNVPGRLNGSYFWDVPRAPGGISFVSQSGAYGGLFFREARARRLGVARFLSIGNQADVGFPECLDWLAGDAGTRVAALFVEGVRDGRAFVEAARRLARAKAVVAFKVGRGDAGRRAAGSHTGSLVGAYATYRAALTSAGVVVADDTDAFFDAIAVLDAHGARPPRDGSLAILTVSGGPSVAAADAAEAAGLTVPALSPALRRRLRPHLPAFGADGNPVDMTPQMDRDQFAPAVRLVLEADEVAGALAIDVGLDQPAYGDAVVSAQAATGKPVVACTADTPELDTRLRAAGIPIFPTPERAVRAYRALVGYGAGRHRPVPARRPPRSLPAPAAARLREEEGPLDYETSRAILESYGVPFPQDAVATSAGHALSIAGKIGYPVVVKTARPGILHKTEAGGVIRDVRDDQALEAACRSLDERLGGGPYLIQEQVAPGIELLAGGRRDPQLGPTVVFGLGGVLAELFREVALRLGPLAPEDAREMLREGRAAALLRGFRGAPPCEEAPLAAVLIGIGDLLVDHPEVLELDVNPLIAAGTRVVAVDALIVAGKARGPSDDAEQP; from the coding sequence ATGACCGCGGATCTCACACCCGTCTTCGCGCCGCGCCGGGTCGCCGTGCTCGGGGTCTCGCGGAACCCGGAAAAGCTCGGTCACCGCCTGCTCCGGAATCTCCTCGAAGCGGGATTCGACGGCGAGCTCTTCCCGGTGAACCCGAGCGCGGAGGCGATCCTGGGGGTGCCGAGCGTCCCCGGGGTGCGCGACCTTCCCGAGGGGATCGACCTCGCTCTCGTGAGCGTGCCCGCGCCGGCGGTCGTCGGGGTCGTGCGCGAGCTCGGCGCCCGGGGCTGCCGGGCGGCGGTCGTCCTCGCTTCCGGGTTCGGCGAGACCGGTGAGGCCGGCCAGGCCGTCCAGGCCGAGGTCGCCGCCATCGCGCGCGCGACGGGGATGCGCGTCGTCGGCCCGAACTGCATGGGCGTCGTCAACGTCCCGGGACGTCTCAACGGCTCCTACTTCTGGGACGTGCCGCGCGCGCCGGGCGGGATCTCCTTCGTCTCCCAGAGCGGCGCCTATGGCGGCCTCTTCTTCCGAGAGGCCCGGGCCCGGCGGCTCGGTGTCGCCCGGTTCCTCTCCATCGGCAACCAGGCCGACGTGGGCTTCCCGGAGTGTCTCGACTGGCTCGCCGGGGATGCCGGGACGCGGGTCGCCGCCCTGTTCGTCGAGGGGGTGCGGGACGGCCGCGCGTTCGTGGAGGCGGCGCGACGGCTGGCGCGCGCCAAGGCCGTGGTCGCCTTCAAGGTCGGGCGGGGCGACGCGGGGCGGCGGGCGGCGGGCTCGCACACGGGCTCGCTGGTCGGGGCCTACGCGACGTATCGGGCCGCGCTGACGAGCGCGGGGGTCGTGGTGGCTGACGACACCGACGCCTTCTTCGACGCGATCGCCGTCCTCGACGCGCACGGGGCGCGGCCCCCCCGGGATGGCTCGCTCGCGATCCTCACGGTGTCGGGCGGGCCCTCGGTGGCGGCCGCCGACGCGGCCGAGGCGGCCGGGCTCACCGTGCCGGCCCTGTCCCCGGCCCTCCGGCGCCGGCTGCGGCCGCACCTGCCCGCCTTCGGCGCCGACGGGAATCCGGTGGACATGACGCCCCAGATGGACCGCGATCAGTTCGCGCCGGCCGTGCGCCTCGTCCTCGAGGCCGATGAGGTGGCGGGGGCGCTGGCGATCGACGTCGGCCTCGACCAGCCGGCCTACGGAGACGCCGTCGTCTCGGCCCAGGCGGCGACAGGGAAACCCGTGGTGGCCTGCACGGCCGACACCCCGGAGCTCGACACGCGGCTCCGGGCCGCCGGCATCCCCATCTTCCCGACTCCCGAGCGCGCGGTGCGAGCGTACCGCGCGCTGGTCGGGTACGGCGCCGGGCGCCACCGGCCGGTCCCCGCGCGGCGCCCCCCGCGGTCGCTGCCGGCGCCGGCGGCCGCCCGGCTCCGCGAGGAGGAGGGGCCACTCGACTACGAGACGAGCCGCGCGATCCTCGAGTCGTACGGGGTGCCGTTTCCTCAGGACGCGGTCGCCACCTCCGCCGGCCACGCCCTGTCGATCGCCGGGAAGATCGGCTACCCTGTAGTGGTCAAGACGGCGCGCCCCGGGATCCTGCACAAGACGGAGGCCGGGGGCGTCATCCGGGACGTGCGGGACGACCAGGCCCTCGAGGCGGCCTGCCGGTCGCTCGACGAGCGACTCGGTGGCGGTCCGTACCTGATCCAGGAGCAGGTGGCGCCGGGGATCGAGCTCCTGGCGGGCGGGCGCCGGGACCCGCAGCTCGGCCCGACCGTCGTCTTCGGGCTCGGCGGCGTCCTCGCCGAGCTGTTCCGCGAGGTCGCGCTCCGGCTCGGCCCGCTCGCTCCCGAGGACGCGCGCGAGATGTTGCGGGAAGGACGGGCGGCCGCGCTCCTCCGGGGCTTTCGGGGCGCCCCGCCGTGCGAGGAGGCGCCGCTGGCGGCCGTGCTGATCGGGATCGGCGACCTCCTGGTGGACCATCCCGAGGTCCTGGAGCTGGAC